The DNA segment GGAGTCGGGCTGGGTTATCTCCGCCTCGGACAGGCCGGCGCCACCCTGTCCGGCGGCGAGGCCCAGCGCCTGAAGCTGTCGCGGGAACTGGCACGAGGCAACGGCGGCAACAGCCTGTACATCCTGGACGAACCGACCACCGGACTGCATTTCTGCGACGTCGACAGGCTGATGGACATCCTGGCCCGGCTCACCGGGCGCGGCCATACGGTCATCGTGATCGAGCACAACCCCGAGGTGATCAGGCGCGCGGACTGGGTCATCGACCTGGGACCGGAAGGCGGGGAGGAGGGCGGCCGGGTCGTGGCGCAGGGGACCCTGGAGACGATACTCGCCGCGCGCGGCTCCTACACCGGCGAGATGCTGCGCGGGCTGGCCGCGCCCCGCTCATAAAGGGCCTTGGCTAACGGGACGCCTCGTCATAGATTTGGCAGCGCCGAGCCGCTCCGCGCGCAGCGGAGGCGAATCGCCGCGGTGACCCCCGCCGAGGAGCAGTGTTGAACCCGATCGACACAGAGGAACTTTCGCGAACGCCCCTGACGGAATGGCATCGTGCGCACGGCGGTCGCATGGTGCCGTTCGCGGGTTTCGAGATGCCGGTGCAGTTCGAGGGCCTCAACTTCGAGCACGCCGCCGTGCGTGAAGGGGTGGGCATCTTCGACATCTCGCACATGGGCGAGGTGCGCGTGCGCGGCGCGGGCGTCGAGTCCTGGCTGGACGGCCTGTCAACCAACCGCATCACCGGTACCGCGCCGGGCAAAGTCGTCTACACCGCCATGTGCGCGCCCGGCGGCGGTGTCCTGGACGACATGCTGATCTACCGCCTGGCCGACCACGACTGGCTGGTCGTCTGCAATGCCGTCAACCGCGGCAAGATCGTCGACTGGCTCGCCGAGCGCGGGCGCGGCGTGGCGGGAGTGGCCGCCGAGGACGCCAGCGCCCGCACGGCCATGATCGCCGTCCAGGGTCCCGAGTCGCTCGTACTGATGTCGCGTCTGGCGGCGCTCGCGGATGTGCGCGAGCGGCTGACGGAACTGGACTTCTACGCCGCCTTGGTGCTTCCGCGCCCGGAAGACGACTGGATCGTATCGCGGACGGGATATACCGGCGAGCGTGGCTACGAGCTGTACATCCCCTGGCGCGCAGCCTTGCCGCTGTGGGAGGAACTCCTGGCGGAGGGGGACGACCTGGGCGTCGCACCCGTCGGGCTGGCAGCCCGCGACACCCTGCGCTTCGAGATGG comes from the bacterium genome and includes:
- the gcvT gene encoding glycine cleavage system aminomethyltransferase GcvT; protein product: MNPIDTEELSRTPLTEWHRAHGGRMVPFAGFEMPVQFEGLNFEHAAVREGVGIFDISHMGEVRVRGAGVESWLDGLSTNRITGTAPGKVVYTAMCAPGGGVLDDMLIYRLADHDWLVVCNAVNRGKIVDWLAERGRGVAGVAAEDASARTAMIAVQGPESLVLMSRLAALADVRERLTELDFYAALVLPRPEDDWIVSRTGYTGERGYELYIPWRAALPLWEELLAEGDDLGVAPVGLAARDTLRFEMGYSLYGHELSGDWTPLEAGIGWAVRLRNREFVGAEALRAQKRAGVPRRIAGLEVHGAPAGVRSRPAPIARQETPVFAAGKQVGFVTSGTKSPSLNRSLALAMLETGRGEAELEVEVRGKRYPATVTSVPFLAPRVKGDPRAARGQPTP